Proteins found in one Luteimonas chenhongjianii genomic segment:
- a CDS encoding valine--tRNA ligase — protein MTDTLAPSYDPGTFEARLYAEWEQSGVFQPQGDGPAYTILLPPPNVTGTLHMGHAFQHTLQDALIRYHRMLGDRTLWQMGTDHAGIATEMVVSRNLALEGKGETRDSLGRDGFIEKVWEWKGQSGDTIERQMRRLGASGDWSRKTFTMDPLPSQAVVEAFVRLHEEGLIYRGQRLVNWDPVLKTAISDLEVISEEEDGSLWSIRYPLAEGASYEHIEVDADGNEALRETRDYLVVATTRPETMLGDTAAMVHPDDARYAQLIGKSVVLPLTGRTIPVIGDGYVDRAFGTGVVKVTPAHDFNDYQVGQRHGLPMINLFTPDAALNENAPERYRGLDRFDARKAVLADLEAEGFLVETKPHKLQVPRGDRTGQVIEPYLTDQWFVAMEGFAKRGMDLVESGEVRFVPPNWTNTYRHWMENIQDWCISRQLWWGHRIPAWYDADGRAYVGRDEAEARAKAGLGADVALTQDTDVLETWFSSGLWPINTMGWPDEAAMAERGFEQFVPSSVLVTGFDIIFFWVARMIMLTDHLTGQVPFRDVYMTGLVRDRDGQKMSKSKGNVLDPLDIIDGISIEDLVAKRTTGLMKPKDAPKIEKATRKEFPEGIAAHGADPLRFTMAALAGPGRDIKFDLGRAEGYKNFCNKLWNATRFVLMNTEGFQPGGALEPATDAEKWILARLAGTADEARTHFESYRFDLLAQTLYEFAWNDFCDWFVELAKPALLGDDAAAAGSTRHTLLHVLESLLRLLHPLIPFVTEELWRQVAPRVGIEAETISLQPYPAYDARVADYAQATTDIEWLKQMVTALRRIRSELGVSPSKQVPLLARPRTEHDATRLQRCASQLRSLNRLSDIQIVDSGTPDADLPPAASALVGELALFVPLEGLVDLDAERARLDKEIARVSSEKDKSAAKLAKFSDKVPAAVVDQERQRLVDWTAQYDALTAQRARL, from the coding sequence ATGACCGACACCCTCGCCCCCAGCTACGACCCCGGCACCTTCGAAGCCCGCCTCTACGCGGAATGGGAGCAGTCCGGCGTCTTCCAGCCACAGGGCGACGGCCCGGCCTACACCATCCTGCTGCCGCCACCGAACGTCACCGGCACGCTGCACATGGGCCACGCCTTCCAGCACACGCTGCAGGACGCGCTGATCCGCTACCACCGCATGCTCGGCGACCGCACGCTGTGGCAGATGGGCACCGACCACGCCGGCATCGCGACCGAGATGGTGGTCTCGCGCAACCTCGCGCTGGAAGGCAAGGGCGAGACCCGCGACTCCCTGGGTCGCGACGGCTTCATCGAGAAGGTGTGGGAGTGGAAGGGCCAGTCCGGCGACACGATCGAGCGCCAGATGCGCCGCCTCGGCGCGTCGGGTGACTGGTCGCGCAAGACCTTCACCATGGACCCCCTGCCCTCGCAGGCCGTCGTCGAAGCCTTCGTGCGCCTGCATGAGGAAGGCCTGATCTACCGCGGCCAGCGGTTGGTCAACTGGGACCCGGTGCTCAAGACCGCGATCTCCGATCTGGAGGTCATCAGCGAGGAAGAAGACGGTTCGCTGTGGTCGATCCGCTACCCGCTGGCCGAGGGTGCGAGCTACGAACACATCGAAGTGGACGCCGACGGCAACGAAGCGCTGCGCGAAACGCGCGATTACCTGGTCGTCGCAACGACGCGCCCGGAAACCATGCTCGGCGACACCGCGGCGATGGTGCATCCCGACGACGCGCGTTATGCGCAGCTGATCGGCAAGTCGGTGGTGCTGCCATTGACCGGCCGCACCATCCCGGTCATCGGCGACGGCTATGTCGACCGCGCCTTCGGCACCGGCGTGGTCAAGGTCACGCCCGCGCACGATTTCAACGACTACCAGGTCGGGCAGCGCCACGGTCTGCCGATGATCAATCTGTTCACGCCCGATGCCGCGCTCAACGAGAACGCGCCCGAGCGCTACCGCGGACTCGACCGTTTCGACGCACGCAAGGCGGTGCTCGCCGATCTGGAAGCGGAAGGCTTCCTGGTGGAGACGAAGCCGCACAAGCTGCAGGTCCCGCGCGGCGACCGCACCGGCCAGGTCATCGAGCCGTACCTGACCGACCAGTGGTTCGTCGCGATGGAGGGCTTCGCGAAACGCGGCATGGACCTCGTCGAGAGTGGCGAGGTCAGGTTCGTCCCGCCGAACTGGACCAACACTTACCGCCACTGGATGGAGAACATCCAGGACTGGTGCATCAGCCGCCAGCTGTGGTGGGGGCATCGCATTCCCGCGTGGTACGACGCCGATGGCCGCGCCTACGTCGGCCGCGACGAAGCCGAAGCGCGTGCGAAGGCCGGCCTGGGCGCCGATGTCGCGCTGACCCAGGACACCGACGTGCTCGAGACCTGGTTCTCGTCGGGCCTGTGGCCGATCAACACGATGGGCTGGCCTGACGAGGCTGCGATGGCCGAGCGCGGCTTCGAACAGTTCGTGCCGTCGAGCGTGCTCGTCACCGGCTTCGACATCATCTTCTTCTGGGTCGCCCGGATGATCATGCTGACCGACCACCTGACCGGCCAGGTGCCGTTCCGCGACGTCTACATGACCGGCCTGGTCCGCGACCGCGATGGCCAGAAGATGTCGAAGTCGAAGGGCAACGTGCTCGATCCGCTCGACATCATCGACGGCATCAGCATCGAGGACCTGGTCGCCAAGCGCACCACCGGGCTCATGAAGCCCAAGGACGCGCCGAAGATCGAAAAGGCCACGCGCAAGGAATTCCCCGAGGGCATCGCCGCCCACGGCGCCGATCCGCTGCGTTTCACGATGGCCGCGCTGGCTGGCCCCGGCCGCGACATCAAGTTCGATCTGGGCCGCGCCGAGGGCTACAAGAACTTCTGCAACAAGCTCTGGAACGCGACGCGCTTCGTGCTGATGAACACCGAGGGCTTCCAGCCCGGTGGCGCGCTCGAACCGGCGACGGATGCCGAAAAGTGGATCCTCGCACGGCTGGCGGGCACGGCCGACGAGGCGCGCACGCACTTCGAGAGCTACCGCTTCGACCTGCTTGCGCAGACGCTGTACGAATTCGCATGGAACGACTTCTGCGACTGGTTCGTCGAACTCGCCAAGCCGGCGCTGCTCGGCGACGACGCCGCGGCTGCGGGCAGCACCCGTCATACGCTGCTGCACGTGCTCGAATCGCTGCTGCGACTGCTGCATCCGCTGATCCCGTTCGTCACCGAAGAACTGTGGCGCCAGGTTGCGCCGCGTGTCGGCATCGAAGCGGAGACGATCTCGCTGCAGCCGTACCCGGCATACGACGCACGCGTCGCGGACTACGCCCAGGCCACCACCGACATCGAGTGGCTCAAGCAGATGGTCACCGCGCTGCGGCGAATCCGCAGCGAGCTCGGCGTCTCGCCATCGAAGCAGGTCCCGTTGCTGGCGCGCCCGCGCACCGAGCACGATGCCACGCGTCTGCAGCGGTGCGCCTCGCAGCTGCGCTCACTCAACCGGCTCTCGGACATCCAGATCGTGGACAGCGGCACGCCGGATGCCGATCTGCCGCCCGCCGCCTCGGCGCTGGTCGGCGAGCTGGCGCTGTTCGTTCCCCTCGAGGGCCTGGTCGACCTGGACGCCGAACGTGCGCGCCTCGACAAGGAGATCGCCCGGGTGTCCAGCGAGAAGGACAAGAGCGCCGCCAAGCTCGCGAAGTTCAGCGACAAGGTGCCGGCCGCGGTCGTCGACCAGGAACGTCAGCGCCTCGTCGACTGGACCGCGCAGTACGACGCGCTGACCGCGCAGCGCGCGCGGCTCTGA
- a CDS encoding DNA polymerase III subunit chi, with product MARADFYLIAKPRFREEPLRLVCELVRKAYAADLWTLVLARDAAQAEALDDMLWDMGEDAYIPHQIAGMDEEDDETPVLIATPDFDAPMRALVVNLRDAVAPPGFERVLEVVPADDSAREPLRERWKQYKAAGLEVSKYDM from the coding sequence ATGGCCCGCGCCGACTTCTATCTGATCGCCAAGCCGCGGTTCCGCGAGGAACCGTTGCGCCTGGTCTGCGAACTGGTCCGCAAGGCCTATGCGGCCGACCTGTGGACGCTGGTCCTCGCGCGCGACGCCGCGCAGGCCGAAGCGCTCGACGACATGCTGTGGGACATGGGCGAGGACGCCTACATCCCGCACCAGATCGCCGGCATGGACGAGGAGGACGACGAAACACCCGTCCTGATCGCCACACCGGACTTCGACGCGCCGATGCGCGCCCTGGTCGTCAACCTGCGTGATGCGGTGGCGCCGCCCGGCTTCGAGCGCGTGCTCGAGGTGGTGCCCGCCGACGACTCGGCGCGAGAACCGCTGCGCGAGCGCTGGAAGCAGTACAAGGCAGCCGGCCTCGAGGTCAGCAAGTACGACATGTGA
- a CDS encoding leucyl aminopeptidase codes for MTLEFSLNHETPAALSADCLVIGVFADGPLAGAAAAIDTASGGRLAALAARGDLAGKAGRTTLLHDLPGVSAPRVLAIGLGERAKFGVPQYLKAIGDAVRALRDGNSASAAIALADLDVAGRDTAWKIRQAVIAADHAAYRYTATLGAQNKKREPERLAAISIVGDDAVALDQGKAIAAGVKFARELGNLPPNICNPAYLGEQAQAFAAGFDKASCEVLEEKDMEALGMGSLLAVARGSANRPRLVVLSWNNGGDAKPYVLVGKGITFDTGGVNLKTQGGIEEMKFDMCGAASVMGTFVSVVGLDLPINLRVVVPAVENGIDGDAYRPSDVITSMSGKTIEVGNTDAEGRLILCDALTYAERFEPAALVDVATLTGACMVALGTQATGLMSKHDDLAAELLAAGEHVFDRAWRLPLWDEYQPMLDSNFADVYNIGGRWGGAITAGCFLSRFTEGQRWAHLDIAGSASGSGKMAYATGRPVGLLSQWLMDQVA; via the coding sequence ATGACCCTCGAATTCTCCCTGAACCACGAGACGCCCGCCGCCCTGTCGGCCGACTGCCTCGTCATTGGCGTGTTCGCCGACGGCCCCCTGGCCGGCGCCGCTGCCGCCATCGATACCGCGAGCGGCGGCCGGCTGGCCGCGCTGGCCGCTCGTGGCGATCTGGCCGGCAAGGCCGGCCGCACGACCCTGCTGCACGACCTGCCGGGCGTCAGCGCGCCGCGCGTGCTGGCGATCGGGCTCGGCGAACGCGCCAAGTTCGGCGTGCCGCAGTATCTCAAGGCGATCGGCGACGCCGTGCGCGCACTGCGCGACGGCAACAGCGCCAGTGCCGCGATCGCGCTGGCCGACCTGGATGTGGCGGGCCGCGACACCGCCTGGAAGATCCGCCAGGCCGTGATCGCCGCTGATCACGCCGCTTATCGCTACACGGCCACCCTGGGCGCGCAGAACAAGAAGCGCGAACCCGAGCGGCTGGCGGCGATTTCGATCGTCGGCGACGATGCCGTGGCGCTGGACCAGGGCAAGGCGATCGCCGCAGGCGTGAAGTTCGCCCGCGAGCTCGGCAACCTGCCGCCCAACATCTGCAACCCGGCCTATCTCGGCGAGCAGGCGCAGGCATTCGCCGCCGGCTTCGACAAGGCCTCCTGCGAGGTGCTCGAAGAGAAGGACATGGAAGCGCTGGGCATGGGCTCACTGCTCGCCGTGGCGCGCGGCTCGGCCAACCGGCCGCGCCTGGTCGTCCTGAGCTGGAACAACGGCGGGGATGCCAAGCCCTATGTCCTGGTCGGCAAGGGCATCACCTTCGACACCGGCGGCGTCAACCTCAAGACGCAGGGCGGGATCGAGGAGATGAAGTTCGACATGTGCGGCGCGGCGTCGGTCATGGGCACTTTCGTGTCCGTGGTCGGCCTCGACCTGCCGATCAACCTGCGCGTCGTCGTCCCGGCGGTCGAGAACGGCATCGACGGTGACGCGTATCGCCCGTCTGACGTGATCACCAGCATGTCGGGCAAGACCATCGAGGTCGGCAACACCGACGCCGAGGGCCGCCTGATCCTGTGCGACGCGCTGACCTATGCCGAGCGCTTCGAGCCGGCCGCGCTGGTCGACGTCGCCACGCTGACCGGCGCCTGCATGGTCGCGCTGGGCACGCAGGCGACCGGCCTGATGAGCAAGCACGACGACCTGGCCGCGGAGTTGCTGGCTGCGGGCGAACACGTGTTCGATCGCGCCTGGCGCCTGCCGCTGTGGGACGAATACCAGCCGATGCTCGATTCCAACTTCGCCGATGTCTACAACATCGGCGGCCGCTGGGGCGGCGCGATCACCGCGGGCTGCTTCCTGTCGCGCTTCACCGAAGGCCAGCGCTGGGCGCATCTCGACATCGCGGGCAGCGCCAGCGGCAGCGGCAAGATGGCCTATGCCACCGGCCGGCCGGTGGGCCTGCTGAGCCAGTGGCTGATGGACCAGGTCGCCTGA
- the lptF gene encoding LPS export ABC transporter permease LptF — MSKLDRYLSRELAQSTFAALVVLLIVSLGGVFADVLSDIARGRVPAKLMLAQLGLQVINYLPLILPLGLMLGLMMGFGRLYRDSEMPVLTSVGIGPRRLLRPLALVVAPMLLVIGACSLWLGPWARDYSQQMIEAGQRSLLVSGLEAGRFVEFPGGSGVIYVNAMSDDGSKLGRVFVYRQDEDRMDVTTALSGALSIDGTERFLRLDEGFRVEGPLDAGLDYRLMRYASNELRLPAAEARADGDDPELQPTWALLGDARPQARAELHYRLAPVLLTLAFALLAVPLARSPPRQARYGRMMTGFLAYVLGMNFMMLGKDWVGEGRIPVALGLWWLVLPLLGFAAWMYFTDGRVVAPKWKRAK; from the coding sequence ATGTCGAAGCTCGACCGATACCTCTCCCGCGAATTGGCCCAGTCCACGTTCGCCGCCCTCGTGGTGCTGCTGATCGTGAGCCTGGGCGGCGTATTCGCAGACGTGCTCAGCGACATCGCCCGCGGTCGGGTGCCGGCCAAGCTGATGCTGGCCCAGCTGGGCCTGCAGGTCATCAATTACCTGCCGCTGATCCTGCCGCTGGGCCTGATGCTCGGGCTGATGATGGGTTTCGGCCGGCTCTACCGCGATTCGGAAATGCCGGTGCTGACCTCGGTGGGCATCGGCCCCCGGCGCCTGCTGCGGCCCCTGGCGCTGGTGGTGGCGCCGATGCTGCTGGTCATCGGCGCGTGCTCGCTGTGGCTGGGCCCATGGGCGCGTGATTATTCGCAGCAGATGATCGAGGCCGGCCAGCGCAGCCTGCTGGTCTCGGGCCTGGAGGCGGGGCGATTCGTCGAGTTCCCGGGCGGCAGCGGCGTGATCTACGTCAATGCGATGTCCGATGACGGCAGCAAGCTCGGTCGGGTCTTCGTCTACCGCCAGGACGAGGACCGCATGGACGTCACCACCGCGCTGAGTGGTGCGCTGAGCATCGACGGCACCGAGCGCTTCCTGCGCCTGGACGAGGGGTTCCGCGTCGAGGGGCCGCTCGACGCCGGCCTCGACTACCGGCTGATGCGCTACGCCAGCAACGAATTGCGCTTGCCTGCAGCCGAGGCGCGGGCGGACGGTGATGACCCCGAGCTGCAGCCGACCTGGGCGTTGCTCGGGGATGCGCGGCCGCAGGCGCGCGCCGAGCTTCACTACCGGCTCGCGCCGGTGCTGCTGACGCTGGCGTTCGCGCTGCTGGCGGTGCCGCTCGCCCGCAGCCCCCCTCGCCAGGCACGCTACGGTCGGATGATGACCGGCTTTCTGGCCTACGTGCTGGGGATGAATTTCATGATGCTCGGCAAGGACTGGGTGGGTGAAGGCCGCATTCCGGTGGCGCTGGGCCTCTGGTGGCTGGTCCTGCCGCTGCTCGGCTTCGCCGCCTGGATGTACTTCACCGACGGCCGGGTCGTCGCACCGAAGTGGAAGCGCGCGAAATGA
- the lptG gene encoding LPS export ABC transporter permease LptG, producing MRPLLRIHDVYVARVVTVMVLATWVVLVGLDALMAGVSEIGAVGQGDYTYLGAVTYVLQTLPRRAYVMFPTAAVIGALMGLGQLAATSELIAMRAVGLSRTRLSVSVALPLLVLTALMMINGETLGPMAQRNADSMKSAARSSDMIVGRYSGLWAREGDTFLNAQNGNEISDDSGSRIQLQDVRLFEFASDGRLESVAHAQTAEHSAGGWVLQDVKRTWFEPRAVTRTEANEERWESQLDASTLAASASNIWRPRYMPASELRAGIEYRHRNQLDASEFEEHYWGRWFYPLNVLALCLAAIPFAFGSLRSGNAGKRLFIGVVFALGFWLAQMQVVKLAAVYHLDYRLAYLIPPVVMLVISWALFRRRSG from the coding sequence ATGAGGCCATTGCTGCGCATCCACGATGTCTACGTCGCCCGCGTCGTCACGGTGATGGTCCTGGCGACCTGGGTGGTTCTGGTCGGCCTCGACGCGCTGATGGCCGGTGTCAGCGAGATCGGCGCCGTCGGTCAGGGTGATTACACCTACCTGGGCGCAGTGACCTACGTCCTGCAGACCTTGCCGCGGCGCGCCTATGTCATGTTTCCCACCGCGGCGGTCATCGGCGCGTTGATGGGCCTGGGGCAACTGGCCGCGACCTCGGAACTGATTGCGATGCGCGCGGTCGGTCTATCGCGCACGCGCCTGAGCGTGTCGGTCGCGCTGCCGCTGCTGGTGCTGACAGCGTTGATGATGATCAACGGCGAGACCCTCGGCCCGATGGCCCAGCGCAACGCGGACAGCATGAAGTCGGCCGCGCGCTCGAGCGACATGATCGTGGGCCGGTATTCGGGTCTGTGGGCGCGCGAGGGCGACACCTTCCTCAACGCCCAGAACGGCAACGAGATCAGCGACGACAGCGGAAGCCGCATCCAGCTGCAGGACGTGCGTCTGTTCGAATTCGCGAGCGATGGCCGTCTGGAATCGGTCGCGCATGCGCAGACCGCCGAGCACAGCGCGGGCGGCTGGGTGTTGCAGGACGTCAAGCGCACCTGGTTCGAGCCCCGCGCTGTCACCCGCACCGAAGCCAACGAGGAACGCTGGGAATCCCAGCTCGATGCGTCCACGCTGGCGGCCAGCGCCAGCAACATCTGGCGGCCCCGCTACATGCCGGCAAGCGAATTGCGGGCGGGCATCGAGTACCGCCATCGCAACCAGCTCGATGCCAGCGAATTCGAGGAACACTACTGGGGCCGCTGGTTCTATCCGCTCAACGTGCTCGCGCTGTGCCTGGCCGCGATCCCGTTCGCCTTCGGCTCGCTGCGAAGCGGCAATGCCGGCAAGCGGCTCTTCATCGGCGTGGTCTTCGCACTGGGCTTCTGGCTCGCCCAGATGCAGGTGGTCAAGCTCGCCGCGGTCTACCACCTCGATTACCGCCTCGCCTACCTGATCCCGCCGGTGGTGATGCTGGTCATCTCCTGGGCGCTGTTCCGCCGACGGAGCGGGTAA
- a CDS encoding RDD family protein, translating to MSAPDASATTVAVASPPRPLIGWRLLAMFYDLWPVLALCFAIAVPFVLIDVLIAGDVRHNIGPLSAMQWLLWAVCVVAAGLYAVTSWRTGGQTLGMRPWRLRVRDSAGQRPSTKALWLRFGVGMLSLLAGGLGFWWAWIDRDRLTWHDRASGTRLMREPARKG from the coding sequence ATGTCCGCGCCCGACGCTTCCGCCACCACTGTCGCCGTCGCCAGCCCGCCCCGCCCGTTGATCGGCTGGCGGCTGCTTGCGATGTTCTACGACCTGTGGCCGGTACTCGCGCTGTGCTTCGCGATCGCCGTGCCGTTCGTGCTGATCGACGTGCTCATTGCCGGCGATGTCCGCCACAACATCGGCCCGCTCAGTGCGATGCAGTGGCTGCTGTGGGCGGTCTGCGTGGTCGCCGCCGGCCTGTACGCGGTGACGAGCTGGCGGACCGGCGGACAGACCCTCGGCATGCGGCCATGGCGGCTGCGGGTGCGCGATTCCGCAGGCCAACGCCCGTCGACCAAAGCACTGTGGCTGCGCTTCGGCGTGGGAATGCTGTCACTGCTGGCCGGGGGGTTGGGGTTCTGGTGGGCCTGGATCGATCGCGACCGCCTGACCTGGCACGACCGCGCGAGCGGAACCCGACTGATGCGCGAGCCCGCGCGCAAGGGCTGA
- the xerD gene encoding site-specific tyrosine recombinase XerD: MSSTATTPAERRALAVALPALRDDDRRDIEGFLDAFWAEHGIARQTADAYRRDLEGFARWRDGRDGGIAQADRAALFEHLAWRTRHGWSPRSNARLLSALRAFFAHRQRRHGRTDDPTALLDPPKLPRSLPKALGESEIEALLAAPDIDDTEGLRDRTMLELMYACGLRVSELVELPTNGVNLRQGVLRVTGKGERTRLVPLGEEAQHWLQRYIADARPLLADGKPTSATAGDTPLFLTRHRVAMSRQHFWSLVKRYAGAAGIDARVSPHGLRHSFATHLLNHGADLRALQMLLGHSSLSTTQIYTLVAREQLKRLHATHHPRG; the protein is encoded by the coding sequence ATGTCCAGCACTGCGACCACACCTGCCGAGCGGCGCGCGCTTGCTGTCGCCCTGCCGGCGTTGCGCGACGACGACCGTCGCGACATCGAGGGATTCCTCGATGCGTTCTGGGCCGAGCACGGCATCGCGAGGCAGACGGCGGACGCATACCGGCGTGACCTCGAAGGGTTCGCGCGCTGGCGCGACGGGCGCGATGGCGGTATCGCGCAGGCCGATCGCGCCGCGCTGTTCGAACATCTCGCCTGGCGTACCCGGCATGGCTGGTCGCCGCGCAGCAATGCCCGCCTGCTGTCGGCGCTGCGCGCGTTCTTCGCCCATCGCCAGCGTCGCCATGGCCGGACGGACGACCCCACCGCCCTCCTGGACCCTCCGAAGCTGCCGCGTTCGCTGCCCAAGGCGCTGGGCGAATCGGAGATCGAGGCCCTGCTGGCCGCTCCCGACATCGACGACACCGAAGGCCTGCGCGACCGCACCATGCTGGAGCTGATGTACGCCTGCGGCCTGCGGGTCAGTGAACTGGTCGAGCTGCCGACCAATGGCGTGAATCTCCGGCAGGGCGTTCTGCGGGTGACCGGCAAGGGCGAGCGCACGCGGCTTGTGCCGCTGGGCGAGGAGGCCCAGCACTGGCTACAGCGCTATATCGCCGATGCGCGGCCGCTGCTCGCTGACGGGAAGCCTACGAGCGCGACTGCGGGCGACACCCCGCTGTTCCTCACCCGGCACCGCGTGGCGATGAGCCGCCAGCACTTCTGGTCGCTGGTGAAACGCTACGCGGGCGCGGCCGGTATCGACGCCCGCGTGAGTCCGCATGGCCTGCGGCACAGCTTCGCCACCCATCTGCTCAACCACGGCGCCGACCTGCGCGCACTGCAGATGCTGCTCGGCCACAGCTCGCTGTCGACGACCCAGATCTACACCCTGGTCGCGCGCGAGCAGCTCAAACGCCTGCACGCCACGCATCATCCGAGGGGTTGA
- a CDS encoding DsbC family protein: protein MKRYVFALLGAFSLSACAQNPGASDAAPATAGAAASTPTAVEAPAGSPAAKARDAILSINPQVSVESVADAPLPGFQEVIVSGQVLYVSNDGRYVMQGSLFDAREQRDLSQAGLSKLRQRLLSEVPEDQRIIFAPANPKYTVSVFTDVECGYCRRLHEEVAEYNKRGIAIEYLAFPRMGPGSDDFRLMESVWCASDRKQALTAAKSGRRVEPRTCENPVAAHYALGQRAGLTGTPMIIATDGTQMPGYMPPDQLLEALQRLDGAAVGGAR from the coding sequence ATGAAGCGATACGTGTTCGCGCTGCTCGGCGCCTTCAGTCTGTCCGCCTGCGCCCAGAATCCGGGCGCCTCCGACGCCGCGCCGGCCACCGCGGGTGCGGCGGCATCCACGCCCACCGCCGTCGAAGCACCGGCCGGCTCGCCGGCGGCCAAGGCCCGGGACGCGATCCTGTCGATCAACCCGCAGGTATCGGTCGAGAGCGTCGCCGATGCGCCGCTGCCGGGGTTCCAGGAAGTCATCGTGTCGGGCCAGGTCCTCTACGTCAGCAACGACGGCCGCTACGTGATGCAGGGCAGCCTGTTCGACGCGCGCGAACAGCGCGACCTGAGCCAGGCGGGCCTGTCGAAGCTGCGCCAGCGGCTGCTGTCGGAGGTCCCCGAGGACCAGCGGATCATCTTCGCTCCGGCGAATCCCAAGTACACGGTTTCGGTGTTCACCGATGTCGAGTGCGGCTATTGCCGCCGCCTGCACGAGGAAGTCGCCGAGTACAACAAGCGTGGCATCGCGATCGAGTACCTGGCCTTCCCGCGCATGGGCCCGGGCAGCGACGACTTCCGCCTGATGGAATCGGTCTGGTGCGCCAGCGATCGCAAGCAGGCACTGACCGCTGCGAAGTCCGGCCGTCGGGTCGAGCCTCGTACCTGCGAGAACCCGGTCGCCGCGCATTACGCGCTGGGCCAGCGCGCCGGTCTGACCGGCACGCCGATGATCATTGCCACCGACGGCACCCAGATGCCCGGCTACATGCCGCCCGACCAGCTCCTCGAGGCCCTGCAGCGCCTCGACGGGGCGGCGGTGGGCGGCGCGCGCTGA